Within the Mycobacterium gordonae genome, the region TGCCCCAGTGGGTGCGGGCGCCATGGGCCAGGGCGCGCATGGCGGTGGCGGTAGCTCCCGACCGGGCCTGGCGGCCCCCGCGCCGCTCGCCCAGGACCGCGAGGAACAAGAAGACGACCTGTGGGACGACGAGGACGACTGGTGACCGGCCCACAGCCACAACAGACTTCCCGGCCAACCGGGCCGGAAGACTTGCCAACCACGGCGAGGAATGGAAAGAGAGAAAGTAGTCCAGCATGGCAGAGATGAAGACTGATGCCGCTGCCCTCGCGCAAGAGGCAGGTAACTTCGAGCGAATCTCCAGCGATCTGAAGACCCAGATCGACCAGATCGAGTCCACCGCGGGTTCACTGCAGGCTCAGTGGCGCGGTGTCGCCGGCCAGGCAGCCCAGGCCGCCGTCGTGCGCTTCCAGGAAGCCGCCAACAAGCAGAAGGCCGAGCTCGACGAGATCTCGACCAACATCCGTCAGGCCGGCGTTCAGTACCAGCGTGCCGACGAGGAGCAGCAGCAGGCGCTGTCCTCGCAAATGGGCATCTGACAGAAATCCCCCAAATACCACCAGAAAACGGAGCAACGACATGACAGAACAGCAGTGGAATTTCGCCGGCATCGAGGCCGCGGCCAGCACCATCCAGGGAAACGTGTCCAGCATTCACTCCCTGCTCGACGAGGGTAAGCAGTCGCTGACCAAGCTCGCCGCGGCGTGGGGTGGTAGCGGTTCGGAGTCCTACCAGAGCGTTCAGCAGAAGTGGGACGGCACCGCTCAGGAGCTCAACACCTCCCTGCAGAACCTGGCCCGGACGATCAGCGAGGCCAGCCAGGCCATGCAGTCGACCGAGGGCAGCGTGACCGGATTGTTCGCATAAGAAGCGTCTCTATACGCGTAGAATCTCGAAGCACGAGATCGGGCGAGTTCAACCCATCCGGGGGATCTCGCCCCTTCTCGTGCTTCCCTCATTTGGCGAACTTCTGAGAGGTTCTCATGCCGGCCGACTATGACAAGCTCTTTCGGCCCGCCGAGGATTCCGACCTTCCCGACGACGATGCCGGACAAAGCTTCTTCGACCCGAATGCGTCGTTCGCCGGCCCACCTGCCGTCAACGGCGACGCCGGGGCTGCCCCCGATTGGTCGCAGCCGCCGCCACCTCCCCCCGTTGCGCTAGAGCCGCCTCCTCCCCCACCACCCGTGCTACCGCCGATGCCCATCGGCGGCCCAACTCCTGCGCCGCCCGAGCCGCCGCCGTTGCCACCGCGGGTCGACGTCGAGCCGCCGCCGGCCGCGGCTCCGGCGAGCGGGCCCACCGCGGCGGGGCCCAAGTCTCCCCTGCCGCCGATGCCCATCGGCGGTCCGCCGCCGCCGCCCCCGCCTGCACTCCCGGAGTTCACCCCGGAGCCACCGTCCGTCGCGCCGCCGGCTGCGACCGAGCCTGAACCGGTTATCCCTGAACCGACGCCCAAGCCGGCCCGGCCCCCGATGCCGATCGGCGGACCACCACCCGCGCCACCGGCGCCACCGGCACCGCCCGCACCGCCCGCACCGCCCGCGCCGCGCGAACCCGCACCACCGCCCCCGCGTGAACCCGCACCACCGCCCCCGCCCACCGCGTCCGCGCCGAGGCCGCGAGACCGCTCCTCCACCCCGATGCCGGTCAACGCACCAACTCGTAACGCGCCACCCGGGCGGCCCGAGACAGTTCGCCGAGTACCCCCGCCAGGACCGCCTCCACAACCCCCGCCGCCCCCGCCGGCGGCCGAAGCGCCACCGGCCACCGGGCGCCGCCGTCACCGTTATCTTCCTGACCCGGAGTCCGGAGAAGCCGATCCGCAGGCCGGCACCTACTTCCGAGTCCCGATGCCGGCCGCGCCCAAACCGAAACCGGGACATCCGCCGACGGCGCAGCCACCCCGGCAGGGCGGCCGGCGCCGGGCTCCCTCTGGTCCGATCCCGGTGCGGCCGCGGCCGGCACCCGGGTTCGTCGAACCCAGACCGGTACCAGCACCCGCGCAACCCACACCAGCGGCACCGATGCCCGCGGGAGCGCCGCCGGCCCCGGCTCGACCTACTGCTCCGGCGCCGGTACAACCGCCGATGGCGCCCGTCGCGGTGCCCGAGCCGAGACAGCCCCCGCCCAGGCCAACCAAACATGTGCCGCAGCGGGGTTGGCGACGCGCGCTCTACAAATTCACCCGGATCAACGCCGGACTCTCCCGCGAGGAGAAGTACGAACTGGAGTTGCGGGCGCGGGTCAGCCGCCAGCCCCGTGGCTCGTATCAGATCGGAATGCTCGGCCTCAAGGGCGGCGTCGGCAAGACGACCACGACGGTCACCCTGGGCACGATGCTGGCCCAAGTACGCGGCGACCGGATCCTGGTCCTTGACGCCGACCCCGGCTGCGGCAACCTGGCCGAGCGCGCGGGTCGCACCTCGTCGTCGTCCATCGTGGACCTGGTGGCCGACGAGAATCTGTCGCATTACAACGATGTCCGGGCACATACCAGCGTCAATGCCCACAACCTCGAGATCCTGCCGACCGCGGAGTACACCACCGCCCAGCGCGGACTCAGCGGCGAGGACCTGCGTTTCGCGGTCGACACCGTCTCGAAGTTCTACAACCTGGTGCTGGCAGACTGCGGGCCCGGCCTGTTCGACCCGGTAACGCGGGGCGTACTGGAGACGGCGTCGGCGATCGTGATCGTGACGAATGTGTCCCTGGACAGTGCGCGGCAAGCCGAGAGCGCCCTCGAATGGTTGCGTAACAACGGCTACCAGGATCTACTCAGCCGTGTCGTCGTCGTCGTCAATCACGTCGCGGTTGGCGAAACCAACGTCGCGGAGAAGAAGTTGGTGAGACAGTTCCAACAGCTGGTCAAACCGAACCGGGTAGTGCTGCTGCCCTGGGACAAGCACATCGCGGAAGGTACTGAGATTCACCTCGACCGGCTCAGCCCCGTCTACAAACGGCGGGTGCTCGAGCTGGCCGCGGCTCTGTCCGACGATTTTGAAAGGGCTGGACGTCGTTGAGCGCACCTGCTGTAGCTGCCGGCTCGACCGCCGCGGGGGCTGCCCCCGCCCGGCCCGCGACCACACGCGTCACCATCCTCACCGGTAGACGGATGACCGATCTGGTGCTGCCGGCCACGACGCCGATGGGCATCTACATCGACGAAACCGTCTCGGTGCTGGCCGATCTGCTGGAAGACACCCCGGCCGATGTACTGGCCGGGTTCGACTTCGACGCGCAGGGAGTCTGGACTTTCGCCCGGCCCGGTTCCCCGCCACTGAAGCTCGACCAGTCACTCGACGAGGCCGGAGTGGTCGACGGATCGTTACTGACGCTGGTCTCAGCCAGCCGGACCGAGCGATACCGCCCGCTGGTCGAAGACGTCATCGACGCGATCGCGGTACTCGACGAATCACCCGAATTCGACCGGACGGCTGTCGATCGCTTCATCGCCGTCGCGATCCCGATCTTGACCCTGCCCATCACCGCCGTCGCGATGCGGGCCTGGTGGGTCACCGGGCGCCACTGGTATTGGCCGGTG harbors:
- a CDS encoding WXG100 family type VII secretion target is translated as MAEMKTDAAALAQEAGNFERISSDLKTQIDQIESTAGSLQAQWRGVAGQAAQAAVVRFQEAANKQKAELDEISTNIRQAGVQYQRADEEQQQALSSQMGI
- a CDS encoding WXG100 family type VII secretion target, encoding MTEQQWNFAGIEAAASTIQGNVSSIHSLLDEGKQSLTKLAAAWGGSGSESYQSVQQKWDGTAQELNTSLQNLARTISEASQAMQSTEGSVTGLFA
- a CDS encoding MinD/ParA family ATP-binding protein, producing MPADYDKLFRPAEDSDLPDDDAGQSFFDPNASFAGPPAVNGDAGAAPDWSQPPPPPPVALEPPPPPPPVLPPMPIGGPTPAPPEPPPLPPRVDVEPPPAAAPASGPTAAGPKSPLPPMPIGGPPPPPPPALPEFTPEPPSVAPPAATEPEPVIPEPTPKPARPPMPIGGPPPAPPAPPAPPAPPAPPAPREPAPPPPREPAPPPPPTASAPRPRDRSSTPMPVNAPTRNAPPGRPETVRRVPPPGPPPQPPPPPPAAEAPPATGRRRHRYLPDPESGEADPQAGTYFRVPMPAAPKPKPGHPPTAQPPRQGGRRRAPSGPIPVRPRPAPGFVEPRPVPAPAQPTPAAPMPAGAPPAPARPTAPAPVQPPMAPVAVPEPRQPPPRPTKHVPQRGWRRALYKFTRINAGLSREEKYELELRARVSRQPRGSYQIGMLGLKGGVGKTTTTVTLGTMLAQVRGDRILVLDADPGCGNLAERAGRTSSSSIVDLVADENLSHYNDVRAHTSVNAHNLEILPTAEYTTAQRGLSGEDLRFAVDTVSKFYNLVLADCGPGLFDPVTRGVLETASAIVIVTNVSLDSARQAESALEWLRNNGYQDLLSRVVVVVNHVAVGETNVAEKKLVRQFQQLVKPNRVVLLPWDKHIAEGTEIHLDRLSPVYKRRVLELAAALSDDFERAGRR